A DNA window from Leishmania panamensis strain MHOM/PA/94/PSC-1 chromosome 27 sequence contains the following coding sequences:
- a CDS encoding hypothetical protein (TriTrypDB/GeneDB-style sysID: LpmP.27.1930), with the protein MLFGNEAPFHLKPIPYRGIWRHQAEVLQHPPGYQHPIIPLPPCSASNSTAVRPGTSSSLAHSSLSSVSPSPEASVKPSITAGTSSYTTSKHCATAPALNNVVPPHLLQQHQRHPRMDCDSGRGGDAFLADAQRLDADMTVDATLRQDRLCRRQKLREYQQARHERAAAREATLQATRNAAIEAVQRRLANVAGTARKNREQDDRDPITHQCYTVEAEQKVMRHNAEVRTRYATRQQFLSRQMNSTEYNILTWKLR; encoded by the coding sequence ATGCTGTTCGGCAACGAGGCCCCCTTCCATCTGAAGCCAATTCCGTATCGCGGTATCTGGAGGCACCAGGCAGAGGTTCTGCAGCATCCTCCCGGCTATCAGCACCCGATCATTCCTCTCCCGCCATGCTCAGCATCGAACAGCACAGCAGTACGGCCaggcacgagcagcagcttgGCGCACTCGTCGCTCTCGTCtgtctctccttccccaGAAGCCTCGGTGAAGCCAAGCATCACTGCTGGGACGTCATCATATACAACATCAAAGCACTGCGCTACTGCTCCTGCACTCAACAATGTAGTGCCACCGCACTTACtacagcagcatcagcgccaCCCGCGCATGGACTGTGACAGCGGGCGTGGCGGGGATGCATTTTTAGCggacgcgcagcgccttgaTGCTGATATGACAGTCGACGCGACTCTTCGTCAGGATCGATTGTGCAGGCGTCAAAAGCTCCGTGAGTACCAGCAGGCTCGCCACgagcgggcggcggcgcgtgaGGCGACACTACAAGCTACCCGCAACGCGGCCATTGAGGCAGTGCAGAGGCGACTTGCCAACGTAGCGGGCACGGCGCGCAAGAACCGTGAGCAAGACGACCGTGATCCTATCACTCACCAATGCTACAcagtggaggcggagcagaaGGTGATGCGCCACAACGCTGAGGTGCGCACCCGCTACGCCACACGCCAGCAGTTTCTCAGCCGGCAGATGAACTCAACGGAGTACAACATCCTTACATGGAAACTTCGATAG